In Rahnella variigena, one DNA window encodes the following:
- the tssD gene encoding type VI secretion system tube protein TssD: MPIPPYLWLKDDGGADIKGSVDVNGREGSIEVIGMSHGLNLPVDPASGKITGPRSHSAFMFEKETDSSSPYLYKAVATGQMLKSAEVRFYSINDAGQEVCYFIVVMEGVKITGVNPCVPNIRMAGNSQMNHMESVSMMYEKITWKFVDGNIHYSDAWTERVTA, translated from the coding sequence ATGCCGATCCCCCCGTACCTATGGCTTAAAGATGATGGTGGTGCAGACATCAAAGGCTCCGTTGACGTCAACGGCCGCGAGGGCAGTATCGAGGTTATTGGAATGAGCCACGGGCTTAATCTGCCTGTTGATCCCGCTTCTGGCAAAATCACTGGCCCGCGGTCTCATTCAGCTTTCATGTTTGAGAAAGAGACCGACAGTTCAAGTCCGTACCTGTACAAAGCTGTGGCGACTGGCCAGATGCTTAAAAGTGCAGAAGTTCGTTTTTATTCAATCAATGATGCCGGTCAGGAGGTGTGTTACTTCATTGTTGTCATGGAGGGCGTGAAGATAACCGGCGTAAATCCGTGCGTGCCAAATATCCGCATGGCCGGTAACTCACAGATGAACCACATGGAGTCAGTTTCCATGATGTACGAAAAAATCACCTGGAAGTTTGTAGACGGCAACATTCATTACAGCGATGCGTGGACGGAAAGAGTGACGGCGTGA
- a CDS encoding YdgH/BhsA/McbA-like domain containing protein gives MKSNKIIIAAVLAGLFSVNAMAAEMITKEEAKDKGYTSLGVVTTSNEYTAPMDAKDELSKLADEKGGKYYVVIAAQEKKKITATAEVFK, from the coding sequence ATGAAATCAAATAAAATTATTATTGCAGCTGTTCTGGCAGGTTTGTTCTCTGTGAACGCAATGGCCGCTGAGATGATCACCAAAGAAGAAGCCAAAGATAAGGGTTACACCAGCCTGGGCGTGGTAACGACCAGCAATGAATACACTGCGCCAATGGATGCTAAAGATGAGCTGTCCAAACTGGCTGATGAAAAAGGCGGGAAATACTACGTCGTCATCGCCGCGCAGGAGAAAAAGAAAATCACTGCTACCGCAGAAGTGTTCAAGTAA
- a CDS encoding DUF2778 domain-containing protein produces MALNGKFVINDADYSPLSFPGLGTFLAFSGNGAYRNLGGCGMIPVKGPIPAGKYWIVDRPEGGLKSRLETGIKDTYNHYRKGATYKHSDWFALWRDDWTIDDYTWIELVKRGNFRLHPGTLSEGCITLPHDSDFAMVRNALLRTTLIDVPCMKALKAYGSIEVIVNGKTCP; encoded by the coding sequence ATGGCACTAAATGGAAAGTTTGTTATTAACGATGCTGATTATTCACCGTTAAGTTTTCCGGGGTTAGGAACGTTTCTCGCGTTTTCTGGTAACGGTGCTTATCGCAACCTTGGCGGGTGCGGGATGATTCCAGTCAAAGGGCCAATACCAGCCGGTAAATATTGGATTGTTGACCGTCCAGAGGGGGGGCTGAAATCGCGACTTGAAACTGGCATAAAAGACACATACAACCACTACAGAAAAGGTGCTACGTATAAGCATTCCGACTGGTTTGCTTTGTGGCGTGATGATTGGACGATAGACGATTACACCTGGATAGAATTAGTAAAACGGGGGAATTTCCGCCTCCACCCCGGCACCTTATCTGAGGGATGTATTACGCTCCCCCACGATTCAGATTTTGCGATGGTAAGAAACGCACTGTTAAGAACAACATTAATCGATGTGCCTTGCATGAAAGCTTTAAAAGCTTACGGCAGCATTGAGGTGATCGTAAATGGCAAAACCTGTCCGTAG
- a CDS encoding CBM96 family carbohydrate-binding protein: protein MKKTLRVLVPLAGLFALMPLASHAASGQSNVSCSYSHTLGDDAILMFGMPNHAMLHDFFGNTSTDAYSTYDTLQANPETTCDNKADSTAYWAPTMKLPTGEVVKPSYQKTYYQANSVEKYPLTPFPKGLQLLAGDHVGTAPNPHVSFLCANGNGYTNTADQVCGLRSGGDAVQFNIGINFPNCWDGVHLKPEKGVANATYDSNNVCPAAFPVKIPKVNMNIAYVLPQITSLDTSKIQLSLDPEMVGDQRIEKWGSIYTAHGDFVNGWPEQSAKYMTDLCMNLAFDCSNTIPYSYEPALEDTVVSSTNSSTNYGSSTLLTASDNWKNGGHASNPESLILFKFKIPALPEAIPASEEGLFVYRLRVFGGNAASSATGKLNVYSTSTDWDGKTVNWDNHPATDYQSAGTISMNNNRQYRDAIVDTAVRQALAEGKTEVAFYLGGDQNGGTYTFDSTETNHPPLLIVKGYKAATEN, encoded by the coding sequence ATGAAAAAAACCTTACGCGTTTTAGTCCCTCTCGCGGGTCTGTTCGCCCTGATGCCGCTGGCTTCTCATGCGGCATCAGGACAGTCCAACGTTTCCTGTTCCTATAGCCATACCCTCGGCGACGATGCCATTCTGATGTTTGGTATGCCCAATCACGCGATGCTGCACGATTTCTTTGGTAACACCAGCACCGATGCGTATTCCACCTACGACACGCTGCAGGCGAACCCGGAAACCACCTGCGACAACAAGGCAGATTCCACCGCCTATTGGGCACCGACCATGAAACTGCCTACAGGCGAAGTGGTGAAGCCGTCGTATCAGAAAACCTATTATCAGGCTAACTCGGTAGAAAAGTATCCGCTGACGCCTTTCCCAAAGGGGTTACAGCTGCTGGCAGGGGATCACGTGGGCACCGCACCCAATCCGCACGTCAGCTTCTTGTGTGCCAATGGGAACGGCTACACAAACACCGCCGATCAGGTCTGTGGTTTGCGCTCAGGCGGGGATGCCGTGCAGTTCAACATCGGCATTAACTTCCCCAACTGCTGGGACGGTGTTCATCTGAAACCTGAGAAGGGTGTGGCGAACGCCACGTATGACTCAAACAATGTCTGTCCTGCGGCTTTTCCGGTGAAAATACCTAAGGTCAACATGAACATTGCCTACGTGTTGCCGCAAATCACCTCACTGGATACCAGCAAAATACAGCTTTCGCTGGACCCTGAAATGGTCGGTGATCAACGCATCGAGAAGTGGGGCAGCATTTACACCGCCCATGGTGATTTTGTGAATGGCTGGCCTGAACAGTCAGCGAAATACATGACCGACTTGTGTATGAATCTGGCTTTCGATTGCAGTAACACCATCCCTTACAGCTACGAGCCTGCACTGGAAGACACGGTCGTCAGCAGTACCAACAGCAGCACCAATTACGGCAGCAGCACGTTGCTGACCGCCAGCGACAACTGGAAAAACGGCGGTCATGCCAGTAATCCGGAAAGCCTGATCCTGTTTAAGTTTAAAATTCCTGCGCTGCCAGAAGCCATCCCGGCCTCTGAAGAGGGATTATTCGTCTACCGTCTGCGGGTGTTTGGTGGCAATGCGGCTTCCAGCGCCACCGGCAAGCTGAATGTCTACAGCACATCCACGGACTGGGATGGCAAAACAGTGAACTGGGATAACCATCCGGCAACGGATTACCAGTCAGCTGGCACCATCTCGATGAATAATAACCGTCAGTATCGCGACGCTATCGTGGATACGGCTGTTCGCCAGGCGCTGGCAGAAGGCAAAACGGAAGTCGCTTTCTACCTCGGTGGTGACCAGAATGGCGGGACGTACACCTTCGATTCCACCGAAACCAACCATCCACCGTTGCTGATCGTGAAAGGCTACAAGGCGGCAACAGAGAATTAA
- a CDS encoding triphosphoribosyl-dephospho-CoA synthase: protein MPQTLTIGAVLTAEELAERLAETATQALIDEARLSPKPGLVDSRSSGAHQDLTLDLMVRSARSLTSTFYLLALHSWQRPADIALRQEVGRLGRAGEAQMMAETGGVNTHRGAIWAMGLLVSAVAMQPERLLPQSIAQRAAKIAALPDAFSPKKFSKGSHAVQRYQVPGAREEAQSGFPHIIDRALPQLHHSRTRGASESEAQVDALLAVMTTLADTCVLSRGGLPALEAMHQGAQAVLEAGGTSTMAGKQLLRHLEHRMLADNTSPGGAADLLAATLFLDRVSVV, encoded by the coding sequence ATGCCGCAGACTTTAACGATTGGCGCTGTACTGACAGCGGAAGAACTGGCCGAAAGGCTGGCAGAAACGGCGACGCAGGCGCTGATCGACGAAGCGCGGCTTAGCCCGAAACCGGGACTGGTAGACAGCCGGAGTTCCGGCGCACATCAGGATTTAACGTTGGATCTGATGGTGCGTTCGGCACGCAGCCTGACCTCCACTTTCTATTTGCTGGCTTTACACAGCTGGCAGCGCCCGGCGGATATCGCCCTGCGTCAGGAAGTGGGGCGCCTAGGTCGTGCTGGTGAAGCACAAATGATGGCGGAAACCGGCGGAGTGAATACTCACCGGGGCGCTATCTGGGCGATGGGGCTGCTGGTCAGCGCCGTTGCCATGCAGCCGGAACGTTTGCTGCCGCAAAGTATTGCGCAGCGCGCCGCGAAAATTGCGGCGTTACCCGATGCTTTCAGCCCGAAAAAATTCAGTAAAGGTTCGCACGCCGTGCAGCGTTATCAGGTGCCGGGTGCGCGTGAAGAAGCACAAAGTGGTTTCCCGCACATTATCGACCGGGCACTGCCGCAGCTTCATCACAGCCGGACACGAGGCGCCAGCGAAAGCGAAGCACAGGTTGATGCCTTGCTGGCGGTGATGACCACGCTTGCCGACACCTGTGTGCTGTCACGCGGCGGTTTACCGGCGCTTGAAGCCATGCATCAGGGCGCGCAGGCGGTACTGGAAGCTGGTGGCACCAGCACGATGGCGGGCAAACAACTGTTGCGCCATCTCGAACACCGGATGCTGGCGGACAACACATCGCCCGGCGGTGCCGCTGATTTACTGGCCGCGACGCTGTTCCTCGACCGCGTGAGCGTGGTCTGA
- the gntX gene encoding DNA utilization protein GntX, with amino-acid sequence MLTIAGRCWLCQCPLHLTIQGICSLCMKHLPVAPPHCLRCGLPSSGGEADCGRCLLKPPPWDAMIFASPYEMPVSGLVLRFKFSGQPELDTALARLLLLRWQERYRMRNLPRPDVLLSVPLHQKRYFSRGYNQSELLAKPLARWLHCEYLPDALSRDRQTTSQQSLTERERKWNLRKAFTCHINLRDKHVMLLDDVVTTGSTVREISKLLRNQGVASLQIACICRTLQT; translated from the coding sequence ATGCTAACAATTGCCGGCCGCTGTTGGCTATGCCAGTGTCCGCTGCATCTTACGATCCAGGGCATTTGCAGCCTGTGTATGAAACATCTGCCGGTCGCCCCGCCGCATTGCCTGCGCTGCGGATTGCCCTCCAGCGGCGGTGAGGCTGATTGCGGGCGGTGTTTATTAAAACCGCCGCCGTGGGACGCGATGATCTTCGCCAGTCCCTATGAAATGCCGGTGAGCGGGCTGGTGTTGCGGTTCAAATTCTCCGGGCAACCAGAGCTCGACACCGCACTCGCCCGCTTGCTGTTGCTGCGCTGGCAGGAACGCTACCGGATGCGCAATCTGCCCAGACCCGACGTGCTCCTCAGCGTGCCGCTGCATCAGAAACGCTATTTCTCACGCGGTTATAATCAGAGTGAATTGCTGGCAAAACCACTGGCACGCTGGCTGCATTGTGAATACCTGCCCGATGCCCTGAGCCGCGACCGGCAGACGACATCACAACAAAGCCTGACCGAGCGGGAAAGAAAGTGGAATCTGCGTAAAGCCTTCACCTGCCATATCAATCTGCGAGATAAGCACGTGATGCTGCTGGATGATGTGGTGACGACCGGCAGCACAGTGCGTGAAATCAGTAAATTACTGCGCAATCAGGGCGTTGCTTCACTGCAAATCGCGTGTATCTGCCGGACGTTGCAGACATAG
- the mdcA gene encoding malonate decarboxylase subunit alpha, with amino-acid sequence MPQHPQTTKVWDTRRSEKQRRIDSVRSVAEGKVLPTDKIIPILETLIASGDRVVMEGNNQKQADFLSRSLAKVNPEKLHDLHMIMPSVSRAEHLDLFERGIARKLDFAFSGPQSLRIAQLLEDGQMEIGAIHTYIELYSRLYVDLVPNIALIAGFKADRKGNLYTGASTEDTPALVEAAAFKNGIVIAQVNELVEEDTDLPRVDIPGDWIDFVVVADKPFFIEPLFTRDPRLIKPVHVLMAMMAIKGIYAKHNVQSLNHGIGFNTAAIELLLPTYGEQLGLRGKICKHWTLNPHPTLIPAIESGWVETVHCFGGEMGMEEYIRARPDVFFTGSDGSMRSNRAFCQMAGQYAVDMFIGSTLQVDGLANSSTVTRGRLAGFGGAPNMGHDPHGRRHSTPAWLDMIEEPDPMARGKKLVVQMVETFQAGGKPTFVEKLEAVDVGKESGMPLAPVMIYGDDVTHVLTEEGIAYLHRARSLEERRAMVAAVAGITDIGLGVDAKRVADLRRQELVVFPEDMGIRRTDATRSLLAAGSVSELVDWSGGLYNPPAKFRSW; translated from the coding sequence ATGCCGCAACATCCGCAGACCACGAAAGTATGGGACACCCGCCGCAGCGAAAAACAACGGCGTATCGACAGTGTCCGTTCCGTGGCAGAGGGTAAAGTTTTACCCACAGATAAAATCATCCCCATCCTCGAAACGCTGATCGCCTCCGGTGACCGCGTGGTGATGGAAGGTAACAACCAAAAACAAGCTGACTTTCTTTCCCGTTCGCTGGCAAAAGTGAACCCTGAAAAGCTGCATGATTTACATATGATCATGCCGAGCGTCAGCCGTGCTGAACATCTGGATCTCTTCGAACGCGGTATCGCCCGCAAGCTTGATTTCGCTTTCTCCGGCCCCCAAAGCCTGCGTATCGCGCAACTGCTTGAAGACGGCCAGATGGAAATCGGCGCTATCCATACGTACATCGAACTGTATTCCCGTCTTTATGTCGATCTGGTGCCGAACATCGCGCTGATCGCCGGCTTCAAAGCGGACCGTAAAGGCAATCTGTATACCGGCGCAAGCACTGAAGATACGCCGGCGCTGGTCGAAGCCGCTGCCTTTAAAAACGGCATCGTGATTGCGCAGGTGAATGAACTTGTCGAAGAAGACACCGACCTGCCGCGCGTCGATATTCCAGGTGACTGGATTGATTTCGTGGTCGTCGCCGACAAGCCGTTCTTCATCGAACCGCTGTTCACCCGTGACCCGCGCCTGATTAAACCGGTTCACGTACTGATGGCGATGATGGCGATTAAGGGTATTTACGCCAAACACAACGTGCAGTCCCTGAACCACGGTATCGGTTTTAACACCGCAGCCATCGAACTGCTGCTGCCGACGTACGGCGAACAACTCGGTCTGCGCGGCAAAATCTGTAAACACTGGACGCTGAATCCGCATCCGACGCTGATCCCGGCTATCGAAAGCGGCTGGGTGGAAACCGTTCACTGCTTCGGCGGCGAAATGGGGATGGAAGAGTACATTCGCGCTCGTCCGGATGTGTTCTTCACCGGCTCCGACGGCTCCATGCGTTCCAACCGCGCGTTCTGCCAGATGGCCGGCCAGTACGCCGTCGACATGTTCATCGGTTCCACCTTGCAGGTCGATGGTCTGGCGAACTCCTCAACGGTGACCCGCGGTCGTCTGGCCGGTTTCGGTGGCGCGCCTAATATGGGCCATGACCCGCACGGTCGTCGTCACTCCACGCCAGCCTGGCTCGACATGATTGAAGAGCCGGATCCGATGGCCCGCGGTAAAAAACTGGTCGTACAGATGGTGGAAACCTTCCAGGCCGGGGGCAAACCGACGTTCGTTGAGAAACTCGAAGCCGTCGATGTGGGTAAAGAGTCCGGTATGCCGCTGGCGCCTGTGATGATTTACGGCGACGACGTGACCCACGTGCTGACCGAAGAGGGAATTGCTTATCTGCACCGCGCCCGCTCTCTGGAAGAACGCCGTGCAATGGTCGCTGCGGTGGCCGGTATCACTGACATCGGTCTGGGCGTTGACGCCAAACGCGTCGCCGACCTGCGCCGTCAGGAACTGGTGGTCTTCCCTGAAGACATGGGCATTCGTCGCACCGATGCCACCCGTTCTTTACTGGCGGCAGGCAGCGTGAGCGAACTGGTTGACTGGTCCGGCGGTTTGTATAACCCGCCTGCTAAATTCCGTAGCTGGTAA
- the nfuA gene encoding Fe-S biogenesis protein NfuA, whose translation MILITDAAQEHFAKLLASQEEGTQIRVFVINPGTPTAECGVSYCPPDAVEATDTELKFEKLSAFVDELSAPYLQDAVIDFVTDQLGSQLTLKAPNAKMRKVSDDAPLMERVEYQLQSQINPQLASHGGRVSLMEITDDGIAVLQFGGGCNGCSMIDVTLKDGIEKELLQNFPELKGVRDLTEHQRGEHSFY comes from the coding sequence ATGATCCTTATTACCGATGCTGCCCAAGAGCACTTTGCCAAATTGCTGGCAAGCCAGGAAGAAGGCACCCAAATCCGCGTATTCGTGATCAATCCCGGTACGCCGACCGCAGAATGCGGTGTCTCTTATTGCCCGCCGGACGCCGTTGAAGCGACGGATACCGAACTGAAGTTCGAGAAACTGTCCGCTTTCGTCGATGAATTAAGCGCACCTTATCTGCAGGATGCGGTCATCGATTTCGTTACCGATCAGCTCGGTTCTCAGCTGACGCTGAAAGCACCGAACGCCAAAATGCGTAAAGTCTCTGACGATGCGCCGCTGATGGAACGTGTTGAATATCAGCTGCAATCGCAGATTAACCCGCAGCTAGCCAGCCACGGCGGACGTGTTTCCCTGATGGAAATCACTGACGACGGTATCGCTGTTCTGCAATTCGGCGGCGGCTGTAACGGTTGTTCAATGATTGATGTCACCCTGAAAGACGGCATCGAGAAAGAACTGCTGCAAAACTTCCCTGAGCTGAAAGGCGTTCGTGACCTGACCGAACACCAGCGCGGTGAACACTCGTTCTACTGA
- the bioH gene encoding pimeloyl-ACP methyl ester esterase BioH encodes MNTLYQETIGEGDRHLALLHGWGLNAEVWRYTAERLAPQFCLHLIDLPGYGRSEGFGAMTLEEMAETVLAVMPPKASLMGWSLGGLVASQIALSAPQRVEKLITVASSPCFTAHEDWPGIRPDVLQGFQHQLSEDFQRTVERFLALQTLGSDSARQDARLLKSIVLNLPMPPADVLNGGLEILRTADLRQPMTQLTLPILRIYGALDGLVPRKVVPLLDALLPDSRSEVIEKAAHAPFISHPDAFCELAGQFLMSE; translated from the coding sequence ATGAACACGCTTTACCAGGAGACAATCGGCGAAGGAGATCGCCATCTTGCGCTGCTTCACGGATGGGGGCTGAATGCCGAAGTCTGGCGTTACACGGCAGAGCGACTTGCGCCGCAATTTTGTCTGCATCTGATCGACCTGCCGGGCTATGGCCGCAGTGAGGGTTTCGGGGCGATGACGCTGGAAGAGATGGCGGAAACGGTTCTGGCGGTCATGCCGCCAAAGGCCTCGCTGATGGGCTGGTCGCTGGGCGGTCTGGTCGCCAGCCAGATTGCGCTGAGCGCGCCGCAGCGCGTGGAAAAACTGATTACCGTAGCATCTTCGCCTTGCTTTACCGCGCACGAAGACTGGCCGGGGATCCGCCCCGACGTGCTGCAGGGTTTTCAGCATCAGCTGAGTGAAGATTTCCAGCGCACGGTCGAGCGTTTTCTGGCGTTGCAGACACTCGGCAGCGACAGCGCGCGTCAGGATGCCCGATTGCTTAAATCGATTGTCCTGAATCTGCCGATGCCACCGGCTGATGTGCTCAACGGCGGGCTGGAGATTTTGCGCACGGCCGATTTACGCCAGCCGATGACGCAGCTGACGTTGCCAATATTGCGTATTTACGGCGCGCTGGACGGGCTGGTGCCGCGAAAAGTCGTGCCGTTGCTGGATGCGTTACTGCCGGATTCCCGTTCAGAAGTCATTGAAAAAGCAGCACATGCGCCGTTTATTTCTCATCCGGATGCATTTTGTGAACTTGCCGGTCAGTTCCTGATGTCAGAATGA
- the malQ gene encoding 4-alpha-glucanotransferase — MEDKQLVAAARRAGIVDSFINMTDDVETVSDDTRTALLAAMGRDPADVPEITPVPPVKVFTQGKKVLLTPEGAGAFGWQLTQENGSQTHGDIPAGQALNLGAALPAGYHQLTLSQNGNVWHCRIIVAPPRCYEPQALRAGKKLWGATVQLYTLRSENNWGVGDFGDLKKMVEEVGKRGGAFVGLNPVHSLYPANPQSASPYSPSSRRWLNLTYIDVNAVEEFAASREAQNWWHSGETRDALLQARSTEFVDYPQVMALKSAALKLAWPLFCELAEDKPRKQDFRRFVELGGDSLRQQALFDALHVHLRDLDLGQWGWPVWPQAYRDAQSADVREFSERYASEVEFFQWQQWLAHTQFSECYQRSVELEMPIGVYRDLAVGVAQGGAETWSDPALYCLKATIGAPPDILGPQGQNWGLPPIDPHEMKVRAYQPFIDLLRANMAECGALRIDHVMGLLRLWWIPADQEAGNGAYVRYPLEDLLGVLALESQRHQCMVIGEDLGTVPKEIVASLRDSGVYSYKVLYFEHDKNYVYRPPEDYVPQAMATVTTHDLPTLRGYWEGGDLTLGASLGVYPDPQVLEKLRGEREHSKQGLLDALHQTGCVPKSIGKTAANMPMTPVLNGGLQRYLAGSASALLGLQPEDWLDMDLPVNVPGTNTEYPNWQRKLTRTLEEMFGDEHIDALLADLSKRRKG; from the coding sequence ATGGAAGATAAGCAACTCGTTGCAGCCGCGCGCCGGGCAGGGATTGTAGACAGTTTCATCAATATGACGGATGACGTCGAAACAGTATCCGATGACACGCGGACGGCTTTGCTCGCGGCGATGGGGCGGGACCCGGCTGACGTGCCGGAAATCACGCCCGTACCGCCGGTAAAAGTATTTACACAAGGCAAAAAAGTGCTGCTAACGCCGGAAGGTGCTGGCGCTTTCGGCTGGCAACTGACGCAGGAAAACGGCAGTCAGACGCACGGCGACATCCCGGCGGGTCAGGCGCTGAACCTCGGCGCAGCGCTGCCTGCCGGTTATCACCAGCTGACGTTATCGCAAAACGGCAATGTCTGGCACTGCCGGATTATCGTCGCGCCGCCGCGTTGCTATGAGCCGCAGGCGTTGCGGGCGGGCAAAAAACTGTGGGGCGCGACGGTGCAGCTTTACACGCTGCGTTCGGAAAATAACTGGGGCGTGGGTGATTTCGGTGACCTGAAAAAAATGGTCGAAGAAGTTGGCAAACGTGGCGGGGCGTTCGTCGGGCTGAATCCTGTCCATTCGCTGTATCCGGCGAATCCGCAAAGTGCCAGTCCGTACAGCCCGTCGTCCCGCCGCTGGCTGAACCTGACCTACATCGATGTGAACGCCGTGGAGGAATTCGCCGCCAGTCGCGAAGCACAAAACTGGTGGCATTCCGGAGAGACGCGTGACGCGTTATTGCAGGCGCGCAGTACGGAGTTTGTGGATTATCCGCAGGTCATGGCGCTGAAATCCGCCGCGTTGAAACTGGCCTGGCCGCTGTTTTGTGAACTGGCGGAAGACAAGCCGCGTAAGCAGGATTTCCGCCGGTTCGTGGAACTCGGCGGCGACAGTTTGCGGCAACAGGCGCTGTTCGACGCGCTGCATGTGCATCTGCGGGATCTGGATTTAGGCCAGTGGGGCTGGCCGGTGTGGCCGCAAGCCTATCGCGATGCCCAAAGCGCGGATGTACGCGAATTCAGTGAGCGTTATGCCAGTGAAGTTGAGTTCTTTCAGTGGCAGCAATGGCTGGCGCATACGCAGTTTTCTGAATGCTATCAGCGCAGTGTGGAACTGGAGATGCCGATCGGCGTGTACCGTGATCTGGCGGTCGGCGTGGCGCAAGGCGGCGCGGAAACCTGGTCTGATCCGGCGCTGTATTGCCTGAAAGCGACGATTGGCGCACCGCCGGATATTCTTGGCCCACAGGGGCAAAACTGGGGACTTCCGCCCATTGATCCGCACGAAATGAAAGTCCGTGCCTATCAGCCGTTTATTGATTTGCTGCGGGCAAATATGGCGGAGTGCGGCGCGCTGCGTATCGATCACGTGATGGGGCTGCTGCGTTTGTGGTGGATACCGGCGGATCAGGAGGCGGGGAATGGCGCGTATGTCCGTTATCCGCTGGAAGATTTACTCGGCGTGCTGGCGCTGGAAAGTCAGCGGCATCAGTGCATGGTGATTGGCGAAGATCTCGGTACAGTGCCGAAAGAGATTGTCGCCAGCCTGCGTGACAGCGGGGTGTATTCCTACAAAGTGTTGTATTTCGAGCACGATAAAAACTACGTTTACCGGCCGCCGGAGGATTATGTTCCGCAGGCAATGGCAACGGTCACCACGCATGATCTGCCTACGTTGCGCGGTTACTGGGAAGGCGGCGATTTAACGCTCGGTGCGTCACTGGGCGTTTATCCTGATCCGCAGGTGCTGGAGAAATTGCGTGGGGAGCGTGAACACAGCAAGCAGGGATTGCTGGATGCGTTACATCAGACAGGGTGCGTGCCGAAATCGATCGGCAAAACGGCAGCAAACATGCCGATGACGCCGGTGCTAAATGGCGGGCTACAGCGTTATCTGGCGGGCAGTGCCAGCGCATTGCTCGGCCTGCAACCGGAAGACTGGCTGGATATGGATTTGCCGGTTAATGTGCCGGGCACGAATACTGAATACCCTAACTGGCAGCGCAAACTGACGCGAACGCTGGAGGAAATGTTTGGCGATGAGCATATTGATGCGCTGCTGGCCGATTTGAGCAAACGGCGAAAGGGGTAA